From Canis lupus baileyi chromosome X, mCanLup2.hap1, whole genome shotgun sequence:
gatcttttacctccttggttaatttTTTCCTTAGGTACTTTTTAGTGTAATTATAAATAAGAttgcttttcttaattttctgctacttcattatttatctatatataggcaacagatttctgcacttAGACTTTGTACCCTATGACTTTACTGAAGTCATGAATccgttctaattttttttttgttggagtcattagggttttctatatatagtgtcatatcatctgcaaataatgatagttttacttcttccctaccaatttagatatttatttatttatttatttatttatttattcttttcttttctttttgctatagttcagacttccagtattatgttgaataaaagtagtgagaatgGACGTACTTGTATTTTCATGACTTAAAGTAATacctctcagtttttcaccattgagtatgatgttagctattggtttttcataaatggccttcattatgttgaggtatgttccctctaactcCACTTTGTcgagagtttttattataaatggatgatatattttgtcaaatgcttttttttttacatttattgagatgatcacacggtttttattctttttcttataaatgtgACTTATCACACATATTTGCAAGTATTGAAACACACTTGTATCACTAGAATAAATCTTacttgatcatagtgaatgatttttaaatatattgttgaggggatccctgggtggcacagcggtttggcgcctgcctttggcccggggcatgatcctggagacccgggatcgaatcccacatcaggctcccggtgcatggagcctgcttctccctctgcctgtgtctctgcctctctctctctctctctctctctgtgactatcataaataaataaataaataaataaataaataaataaatataaataaaaattgttgaattcagtttgctgatATTATGTTGAAGATTTTTACACCTATGTTATTGGTCTGTAGATATCTGTCTAtagttattctgtttttttttttgttgtagtgtctgtctggttttggtagtGAGGTAATACTGTCCTCATAGACTTAATTTGgaacttttccttcctcttattttttttggaagatagagaagaataggtattaatacctctttaaatgtttaatggaATTCACCTGTAAAATCATCTCCACCAGGACTTTTGTTTGCTGTGAATTTTTTGAATAGTGATTAGTTTCATTACTAgcaatttgtttctttaaatttttattccttactgattcagttttgtgagattatatgtttccaggaatttatccatttctcctaggttatccaatttgttggcatgtaatatttcataatattcttataatcctttggaatcagtttttatttctcctccctcatttataattttatgtatttgttttctttttttgatgagcCTGTAATGtttattggttttgtttattttttcaaagaaacaacacTTGGTTTCATTGGATTTTGTCTGTTGTTTTACTtagtttgtatttcatttttttctgctctaatctttactatttcctttctCCTGAGAGCTTTGggctttattattcttttttcagcCTTTTATatgtaagtttaggttgtttaGAGATTCTTCTTGTTTCATGAGGTAGGCCTCTACACTATAAACTTCCtccttagaactgcttttgctgcatcccaaagattctggaacattttgttttcattcttttttttttcttttggctccatgtattctttaatttcttctttaatttcttcatgaaCCCATTAACTGTtaagtagcatgttgtttagcctcaaTGCGTTTGTGATTTTTCCAGAGGTGTTTCTtcttactaatttcttttttttaagttttatttatttattgatgagagacacagagaggcagagacacaggcagagggaggagaagcaggctccatacaggagccCAATCTTCTTACTAATTTCTAGCTTCATGCTGCTGTGGTCAAAAAAGGTGCTTGATATcatttaaatcttcaaaaaagatgCCTGATATGATTTAAATCTTCTTAGAATTaatgagacttgttttgtggtctaacatgtaatctatcctggagaatgtttcatgggcacttgaaaagaatgtatatattctgtatatatctgttaattTCATCTGAACTGCTATGTCATTCAAAGCTATGGTTTCCTTGTTcgttttctgtctggatgatataTCCATTGATGTTAGTGGCCTGTTAAAGTACtctattaatattatattattcttagttttttatgtctgttaatatttgctttatgtattttggtgcTCCTATGTTGGATACATAGATATTTATTATTGGTATATCcccttgttggattgatccctttatcattatgtatgtctcttgctacagtctttgttttaaagtctattttgtctgctaTCAGTATTACTACCCTAGCCAAAAGCcagctcttttaatttttttaagattttatttatttatttgagagagagagagagcaagcgagcgagagagagcccgaaagagagcatgagcaggggagaaaggcaagagggagagggagaagcagttcctCAAtaagtagggagccccatgttgggacccttagatcatgacctgagccaaaggcagacacttaaccaagtgaatcacccaggtgccccctaaaaaCCAGTTCTATAAAAAAGTTCAAAGAAGTAGAGTGAATATTTCTGCTGATATTATATAGATACATAAggattataaataaatagtatgCTGTAAGATAGGTAAAGAAACTGTATTATATCCAAACAGTGGAAGAATATTGCAGACAATATGCTAAATTAattaagtcagacacaaaaggcctcatACTACatgcttccatttatatgaaaaaggcagaagaaatttatagagacagaaaatatattagTGATGTTTAGGGCCCAGGAGGACTCTCTAAAGAGAGTGATAGCTGAAggatacagggtttctttttggggtaaataaaatattcaaaacttgATTTTTGTGAGATTTTCACAAATCAGTGAATATACTGAAAATCATAGGAATGTACAGTATAAATGAGTGGATGTATTGTTTGTGAAATTTATCTCAAGAAAACTGTTGAAAACAAGAAACACATATGGGGGGATAATAAAAGAGTTTTCTGAGCACCTCTGAAACTGGATTAAGGGCATCTTTATTCCAATCTGAACTTGTGTTTTGTGGTTAGTTCCTCCCCTTAGCAAAGGGAAGGGTATATTTTGTCATTCCCCCAAAATAATTTAGCAGTGCATAGAAGCCAGTTTTCTGAAAGAAGCCCACAGTTTGGTTGCTTTACTTGGTTCTATGTCTAGGCTTTTGCTTCAGATTCATAGACATAAATTGCTCATAGGTATGCTTTaccttcctctttttatttttttaagattttatttattttttcatgaaagacacaaagagggacagagacataggccaagggagaagcaggctccctgtggggagcccaatacaagactccatcccaagaccccaggaccatgacctgagccaaaggcagacactcaactgctgagccatccagctgcacctaccttcctcttttttcatgtttctacAAGCTAGGAGTATTGGTGGCTCAGAGACCCCACCCCTTAAAATCCCTTTGTTGCTCTCTGAGGATAATTGTTGCCTTGGCTAGATTATTACATAGGAGGCAATCATCACTGAAATTGCCATAGCAGTCCCTGGGATGCCTGAAAGGGGACAAGATTCATGGGTTGAAGATGGGGTATTCTGGGGGAATGGGGACAGCCTGCTAGCTCCTCCTGAGTGTTAACCTGAGAACTTTGGAATCCTGTGGTTTTAAATCTTCCAGAGGTGCCTGTTGTCATACAAAGTggcaaagtgttttttttttaagttcagaagAGCATGCTTCAGACATGTTTAATCCACATGTATTAGATATTCCAGCTGTAATTTTTGACAATGGATCAGGACTCTGCAAAGCAGGCCTGTCTGGAGAGATTGGACCCCGTCGCATCATCAGTTCTGTTGTGGGGTATCCTAAATTCAACATGCCATCATCAGAAGCCACTAAGAAAAAGTACCTTGTGGGAGAAAAAGCCCTATACAAATATGAGGCCTTGCATTTGCACTACCCCATTGAGCGTGGACTGGTAACAAGATGGGATGAAATGGAGAAACTTTGGAAGTATCTTTTTGAGTGGGAACTAGGAGTAAATCCTTGTCAACGACCTGTTCTCATGACTGAGCCCTCCTTGAACCCAAGGGAGACTAGAGAGAAGATGGCCGAAGTAATGTTTGAGACCTTCAATGTGCCTGCTTTCTACCTGTCCAATCATGCAGTGGTAGCACtatatgcctctgcctctgtcacagGATTAGTGGTGGACAGTGGGGATGGGGTCACTTGCACGGTCCCTATCTTTGAGGGTTATTCCCTGCCTCATGCTGTCACCAAGCTCTATGTGGCAGGAAGGGACATCACAGAGCACCTCACTCGCCTCCTCCTTTCCAGTGGAAGTACTTTCCCTTGCATACTCAATAAGGCCTTAGTTGGTGACATCAAAGAGAAGCTGTGTTATGTGGCCTTGGAGCCAGAGAAAGAGCTATGCAAGAGGCCAGAAGAGGTTCTGAGAGAATACAGACTGCCAGACGGGAATGTTATCTACATTGGAGACCAGCTGCACCAAGTGCCTGAAATTCTTTTTGCACCCGATCAGCTGGGTATTCACAACCCAGGACTCTCCAAAATGGTGTCCAGCAGCATTATGAAGTGTGACACTGACATCCAAAATAATCTTTTTGCGGAAATTGTGCTGTCTGGGGGCACCACTCTTTTCCCTGGGCTTGAGGAAAGACTTATGAAAGAATTGGAACAGCTGGCTTCCAGAGGAACTCCCATCAAGATTACAGCTTCTCCTGATAGATGTTTTTCTGCATGGATAGGTGCATCCATTGTGACCTCTCTGAGCAGTTTCAAGCAGATGTGGATCACTTCTGCAGATTTCATGGAGTTTGGGACATATGTTGTTCAGAGAAGATGCTTTTAAGGAATCCAGAACACAAGGGACTGCTTGAAGTGTAAGATCACAGGAGCACTTGTGGAAGGTGACATCTTTCCTTGGGCTTTAGCATGGTGTTTGATAAAATTGATATGACATTTTGGTTTCAGTTCATTTTTGAAAACAGCAGAGTAATTTCTTATCCAGATAATGAATCATTTTAAGTAGTTTTATTACACCCTTTCTGGCTCATGGACATTGTTAGTTGTTTTCTCCAGAGAAATCCTTTATTTGTTAATGTTGTGTCTACATGGCAGGGTTTATAGTTAAAGCAGGTGCTTGAGCCTCATGCCCAGAAGCCTGACTTGGTAGGATCCCTGGGGACTTCATTTTAATCAAGTATCTTGGATATTTTTGGCAGATCTCGTGCTATGGAAAGACAGAAATCACCAGAGAAAgtgtgggaggtggaggggaaatTACCTAAAAGAAATGCGACCCTGCTGTTAGGGATTAACAGACCCTTTCACTCAATTGATCCTTTATTAGCAAAATAAGGTTCTCTGCTGTTATCAGGGATTAGGCAACTAAATAGGATGGAGCTGTTTTCCTTGGCAAAGTGGCTAAATGTGAATAGAAGTCACTATTTGATTAAGGCTCTCTAAGTTCAAGGCTCCTATTCCCAGTGGGAGTATTAAGAATCAACacctctgctttttgttttttatttcaattatgttTATGGCCTCATTTAGTTAGTGGTAAAATACTGGAAATATTTCAtggtaatcaataaataaattactaaataaatTATGCCTATATGAATTTTTTCTCATTAgtgttatttttacaaaatatggAGACAAATGGAAAATTCAGAGAAGTATTTGTAATTCAAACTATTTGGTAAACAAAACAGTGACACTTTCCCATATATATGTCTATGCACatttgtatgtacatatgtaaatgtatattttaatgtaattataaataCTTGGAGAAAAGTACAGAAGGGTACATACAATCAAGTTCACATAGATTGGtggaacagaagaaaatgagaggtAATACAGGCAAAAAGAACAGGATGGGAACCAAATCACAAAGAGGTATTCCCAAAATTTCAGCCTGAGTGGAATAAAGCcattaaactaaaaagaaatgtctattttgcACATGTCTCCTCAACTGCATTTTCAGAATGTCACATTGCTGGCTTGATATAGCTATGAAAATTATTGAATGATATAAATCACTATaaattaggtattttattttttagatatatttgaGAGTCCTGGCTTAATAACACACTTCTGTTTATAGATAACTTAGCAAAACACAATGGAACCAGAAGATAGTGGAATGCCACCTTAAAAGAGCTAGAGAAGCATTACTCTCAATCTAAAATTACATACCCAGGAAAATCATTCCAAgaaagatggtaaaaaaaaaaaaaaaaagattttttttgacaaTAATGAAAGTGTCTACTGCCAATAGAGCATCCACTAAAGgaaattttacattattaattGAGGATATATAGAAATAATCCCAGAATAAGATGCATAtggtataaaaaataatgaacattttaaaatgatgtaaatagaggtaaatttaaaatactgaccGCATTAATTTGTAGTATTAACATAATACAAAGGATGAAAATTCTATAATACTAAAGGACTAAGCCATGGAAATTGATTTGGGTTAAGAATCTTTTAATATCCTTGCATTTGTcacagaaatattaattaaatttagaCTGAATATTGAAACTGAGTGAAGTctgtaaaaaactaaaaataagaaaaaataaataaccattgCAATTGGAAATACTAaaagatatttcttcaaaaaagtatcaaaaataaaaaattaatgaaaattataagctaattaaaaatgaatgagaagagaggcacctaggtggctcagttggttgtgtccaactcgatttcagttcaagtcgtgatctcagggttgtgagatttaGCCCCACAATAGGCTCTGcactggccatggagcctgcttcagattctctgtctccctcttcttctgcccttctcccagtccatctcaaaaaaaaaaataataataataataataaaagaaaagaaaaaaagaaaaaaaagagaagaatgagaagaaattatTAGATATTAAGGGGTGGAATGCAGCTACTGCTGAAATTAATAAGAAATGTATAGTCTTGGGATGgctggtggctcagccattgaccatctgcctttggcccagggtgtgatctgggagacccaggatcaagtcccacatcaggctccctgtatggagcctgcttctccctctgcatatgtctcggcctctctctttatgtctctcataaataaataatttttttaaaaaaagaaatctatagtCTTAAATGTTTATGTAAGTAAAATTAATGGGTGAATATCAAAGAGCTAATGtctaatttatgaaaaaataaacagaatgaacCCTCAAAATAGGAGGAAGGAATTCAAAAAATAGGAAATCAGAAATTAATGCTATCTGCAACAACATGTATGAACCTAGAAggtatcatgctaaatgaaataagtcagagaaagacaaatacaacatgatttcaatcatatgtggaatttaagaaaacaaataaacaaaggaaaaaagaacaaaaaacactcttaaatacagagaacaaactagtgattgccagaggggaggtgggtgagggaatatgtaaaataaataaaggggataGACTCTCTTCTTGATaaacactgagaaatgtatagaattgttgaatcattatattgtacacctgaaactgatataacactgtgtgataattatactttttttcccccgGTGGAACAGTCAGAACACACATAGcgtttattaattaaatattaaagtcATAGCTTATGCTATCCCAAAACTATTACAATAATAACATCAATATTCACAGATCACGGtcaccataaaaataataataataaatagcaatATTGTGCGAATTATCAACATGTGATGCAGAGACATAAAGTGAGCAAAttctgttggaaaaatggtgcctcTAGATTGGCTGTACATGGAATTGTGACAcactttcaatttgtaaaaaaaaaatgtaatatatgcaaaggaaaataaagtgaagtgcaataaaacaaggtattcCTGCACATAAAGTTATACTTCTGGATGTGAAACACACTATCTATTCTCTGGTCAGATCGCTTTATATCCCATTATTGATTGAGTGTGCTCTTGTTCAaattactcattatttttttaattttttctttttttagtaataaatttattttttattggtgttcaatttgccaacatacagaataacacccagtgctcatcccgtcaagtgcccccctcagtgcctgtcacctatccacccccaccccccgccctcctccccttccaccacccctagttcgtttcccagagttaggagtctgtatgttctgtctccctttctgatatttcccacacatttctcctcccttcccttctattccctttcactattatttatattccccaaatgaatgacaacatataatgtttgtccttctccgattgccgtatttcactcagcataatacccttcagttccatccacgttgaagcaaatggtgggtatttgtcatttctaatggctgagtaatattccattgtatacataagccacatcttctttatccattcatctttcgatggacaccgaggctccttccacagttgggctattgtggacattgctgctagaaacatcggggtgcaggtgtcccggcgtttcactgaatctgcatctttggggtaaatccccagcagtgcaattgctgagtcatagggcaggtctatttttaactctttgaggaacctccacatagttttccagagtgactgcaccagttcacattcccaccaacagtgtaagagggttcccttttctccgcatcctctccaacatttgtggtttcctgccttgttaattttccccattctcactggtgt
This genomic window contains:
- the ACTRT1 gene encoding actin-related protein T1, whose amino-acid sequence is MFNPHVLDIPAVIFDNGSGLCKAGLSGEIGPRRIISSVVGYPKFNMPSSEATKKKYLVGEKALYKYEALHLHYPIERGLVTRWDEMEKLWKYLFEWELGVNPCQRPVLMTEPSLNPRETREKMAEVMFETFNVPAFYLSNHAVVALYASASVTGLVVDSGDGVTCTVPIFEGYSLPHAVTKLYVAGRDITEHLTRLLLSSGSTFPCILNKALVGDIKEKLCYVALEPEKELCKRPEEVLREYRLPDGNVIYIGDQLHQVPEILFAPDQLGIHNPGLSKMVSSSIMKCDTDIQNNLFAEIVLSGGTTLFPGLEERLMKELEQLASRGTPIKITASPDRCFSAWIGASIVTSLSSFKQMWITSADFMEFGTYVVQRRCF